A genome region from Dickeya dadantii NCPPB 898 includes the following:
- a CDS encoding type III PLP-dependent enzyme: MVKLPQHVHDVIVRLQQQHTDPLAAFVYDLTALRQHVSEVMAALPSGVELYYAIKANSEKPILDVIAPLVHGFEISSGGEIARVADCGTRKPFVFSGPGKLDSDFDLALEQGVEAVHVESRHEIARLQQRAKQHGVVQSVFIRINPELASSLTSKLAMAGTPTPFGMDEADLADAVRDVDNASHLQLKGFHVHAMSHQMVVARHQQLLDMYLTRWPQWKALSAYPQHITHLNVGGGIGVPYLTPERFDWPSLCDYLRTRLAQQPDAPIVRFEPGRFISAYCGYYAIEVLDKKRSHGKHFLVCRGGTHQFRLPVAQGHDHPVIHLPLASAPTTGETRDWTVVGQLCTPKDVLSRDQRLTDVNIGDLLVLPLAGAYGYNISHADFLCHPRPGQSFITEDGMTTDAAGVVSRVE; encoded by the coding sequence ATGGTTAAGTTGCCCCAGCACGTGCACGACGTGATTGTTCGTTTGCAACAGCAGCATACCGACCCGCTGGCGGCGTTTGTGTACGACCTGACGGCGCTGCGTCAGCACGTCAGCGAGGTGATGGCGGCGCTGCCGTCGGGCGTTGAACTCTATTACGCCATCAAGGCCAATAGCGAAAAACCGATTCTGGACGTGATCGCGCCGTTGGTACACGGGTTTGAAATCTCGTCGGGTGGCGAAATCGCCCGCGTGGCCGATTGCGGCACGCGTAAACCGTTCGTGTTCTCCGGGCCGGGCAAACTGGATTCTGACTTCGATCTGGCGCTGGAACAGGGCGTGGAGGCGGTGCATGTGGAGAGCCGCCATGAAATTGCGCGCCTGCAACAGCGGGCGAAGCAGCATGGCGTGGTCCAGTCGGTGTTCATCCGTATCAACCCGGAACTGGCGTCGTCGCTGACCAGCAAACTGGCGATGGCCGGCACGCCGACGCCGTTCGGCATGGATGAGGCCGATCTGGCGGACGCGGTGCGCGACGTGGATAACGCCAGCCATCTGCAACTGAAAGGGTTTCACGTGCACGCCATGTCGCACCAAATGGTGGTGGCGCGGCATCAGCAACTGCTGGATATGTACCTGACGCGCTGGCCGCAGTGGAAAGCGCTGTCCGCGTATCCGCAACATATCACCCATCTGAACGTGGGCGGCGGCATCGGCGTGCCGTATCTGACGCCGGAGCGTTTCGACTGGCCGTCGCTGTGCGATTACCTGCGCACGCGGCTGGCGCAACAGCCGGATGCGCCGATTGTCCGTTTTGAACCGGGGCGTTTCATCAGCGCCTACTGCGGTTATTACGCCATCGAAGTGCTGGATAAAAAGCGCAGTCACGGCAAACATTTTCTGGTTTGCCGCGGCGGTACCCACCAGTTCCGCCTGCCGGTGGCGCAGGGGCATGACCATCCGGTGATTCACCTGCCGCTGGCGTCGGCGCCGACAACCGGGGAGACGCGCGACTGGACGGTGGTCGGCCAGCTGTGCACGCCGAAGGACGTGCTTAGCCGCGACCAGCGCCTGACCGACGTCAACATCGGCGATCTGCTGGTGTTACCGCTGGCGGGCGCCTACGGCTACAACATTTCTCATGCCGACTTTCTGTGTCACCCGCGTCCTGGGCAGTCTTTCATTACTGAAGACGGCATGACGACGGATGCGGCCGGAGTGGTGAGCCGTGTGGAATAA
- a CDS encoding DHA2 family efflux MFS transporter permease subunit, protein MWNNAVPRWLVVVNVLLGTTTVSLNNSTLNPALPAFIEVFHIGPLLATWIVAAFMVSMGMTMPLTGYLGHRLGNKPLYLLGVALFISGSLLGMLADSISQVIAARTVQGIASGLMIPLSLTLIFSVYPKQERGGITGIWGAIVMLAPALGPLCGGILLEWFSWRALFAMNIPIGALALLMGLVVLPKTAPGERKPFDMTGYVLVSAGIGLLMIGAGRLHHAAALANPLNLLMLLAAAVCLIAFVRVELRKREPLLNLRIFQLHGYRLSVVIAVVQSVGMFECLVLLPMLVQMVMGYSAIWTGLALLCTALFASLFGKIGGSLLDRHGPSRVVGAGVLLTALATVGLGMAGVQTSIGVVFGWMMLRGVGLGLSYMPVTTAGLNVLPETLVTQGAAMNNISRRLVSSLAIVVASLYLEFRLAGSGLAHETVRAAAISETFIATGMLILLALPCALRFPTATDEASANALLAGESTLPAGTRESR, encoded by the coding sequence GTGTGGAATAACGCCGTTCCCCGCTGGCTGGTTGTGGTCAATGTACTGCTTGGCACCACCACCGTCAGCCTGAATAACAGTACGCTCAATCCGGCGCTGCCGGCGTTTATCGAGGTGTTTCATATCGGGCCGCTGCTCGCCACCTGGATCGTGGCGGCGTTCATGGTCAGCATGGGCATGACCATGCCGCTGACCGGCTATCTCGGGCATCGGCTGGGCAACAAACCGCTGTATTTGCTGGGCGTAGCGCTGTTTATCAGCGGTTCGCTGTTGGGGATGCTGGCGGACTCCATCTCGCAGGTGATCGCCGCCCGCACGGTGCAGGGCATCGCCAGCGGGCTGATGATCCCGCTGTCGTTGACGCTGATTTTTTCGGTGTACCCCAAGCAGGAGCGGGGCGGTATTACCGGCATCTGGGGCGCCATCGTAATGCTGGCTCCGGCGCTGGGGCCGCTGTGCGGCGGCATTCTGCTGGAGTGGTTCAGCTGGCGGGCGCTGTTCGCCATGAACATTCCCATCGGCGCGCTGGCGCTGCTGATGGGGCTGGTGGTGTTGCCGAAAACCGCACCGGGCGAGCGCAAACCGTTTGATATGACCGGCTATGTGTTGGTGTCCGCCGGCATCGGGTTGCTGATGATTGGCGCCGGGCGATTGCATCATGCCGCGGCGCTGGCTAACCCACTCAATCTGCTGATGCTGCTGGCGGCCGCGGTGTGCCTGATAGCGTTTGTCCGCGTCGAACTGCGTAAGCGCGAACCGCTGCTTAATCTGCGTATTTTTCAACTGCACGGCTATCGGCTGAGCGTGGTGATCGCTGTGGTGCAGTCGGTCGGGATGTTCGAGTGTCTGGTGCTGTTGCCGATGCTGGTGCAGATGGTGATGGGCTACAGCGCGATCTGGACCGGGCTGGCGCTGTTGTGCACCGCGCTGTTCGCCAGCCTGTTCGGCAAGATAGGCGGCAGCCTGCTGGATCGTCACGGCCCGTCGCGGGTGGTGGGCGCCGGGGTATTGTTGACCGCGCTGGCGACCGTCGGGCTGGGCATGGCGGGCGTGCAGACGTCGATTGGCGTGGTGTTCGGCTGGATGATGCTGCGCGGCGTCGGGCTGGGGCTGTCCTACATGCCGGTTACCACCGCCGGGCTGAATGTGTTGCCGGAAACGCTGGTCACGCAGGGCGCCGCCATGAACAACATCTCGCGCCGGCTGGTGTCGTCGCTGGCGATCGTGGTGGCGTCGCTGTACCTCGAATTCCGGCTGGCGGGCAGCGGGCTGGCGCATGAAACCGTACGCGCCGCCGCCATCAGCGAAACCTTTATCGCCACCGGCATGCTGATCTTGCTGGCGCTGCCGTGCGCCCTGCGTTTTCCCACGGCAACCGATGAAGCGTCGGCAAACGCCTTATTGGCCGGTGAATCGACGCTACCGGCAGGTACGCGGGAATCGCGCTAA
- a CDS encoding IucA/IucC family protein encodes METLSPVVLQDIACDWLPHMDAQRYQLVEQRVVGQLLQTLLYEDVLPYRRTPIGDGNSQFAITGRDARQVPVEYRCNGLFSDSFDLIRLDYASVRRIGPDGDAQSPNLHQMLEELLGEQESNPFLTRFVQELEQTQLKDLQSRAQDYQPGKPAHQLSFDQLERHFMDAHSYHPCYKSRIGFSLQDNAQWGPEFGQPFAIVWLALSKPLASANHSSKLDLDDFLQTEFGAARWQAFSEQLARQGRKAQDYQLIPVHPWQWKNVIAPVFYPELVSGELIYLGASDDRWQAQQSIRTLANVTEKTRPYVKLAMSMTNTSSTRILARHTVMNGPIITDWLQQLIDTDQTARNLKFVILGEVAGVSFDTQPLPATRMAQAYGVMGAIWRESIHQYLQPDEQAVPFNGLSHVEHRYDGGEQAPFIDAWIRQYGLEAWTRQLLEVTVSPIIHMLYAEGIGMESHGQNIVLVVRDGWPQRIALKDFHDGVRYSPDHLARPAMRPDLVPLPASHAKINRNSFILTEDVNAVRDFTCDSFFFICLAEMAIFLRRHYQLPEARFWEMTAEVVLRYQAEHPQHRSRYSLFDVFAPTYEVEELTKRRLLGDGERRFKSVPNPLHPFRPSSC; translated from the coding sequence ATGGAAACATTATCCCCCGTCGTACTTCAGGACATCGCCTGCGACTGGCTGCCGCACATGGATGCGCAGCGTTATCAACTGGTGGAACAGCGCGTAGTCGGGCAACTGTTACAGACGCTGCTGTACGAAGATGTGCTGCCTTATCGCCGCACGCCGATCGGCGACGGCAACAGCCAGTTTGCGATAACCGGGCGCGATGCGCGGCAGGTGCCGGTGGAGTACCGGTGCAACGGGCTGTTTAGCGACAGCTTCGATCTGATCCGCCTCGACTACGCCAGCGTGCGCCGCATCGGCCCCGACGGCGACGCGCAGTCGCCCAACCTGCACCAGATGCTGGAAGAACTGCTGGGCGAGCAGGAGAGCAATCCATTCCTGACGCGTTTCGTGCAGGAACTGGAGCAGACCCAACTGAAGGATTTGCAGTCGCGGGCGCAGGATTATCAACCCGGCAAACCGGCGCATCAGCTCAGTTTCGACCAGTTGGAGCGCCATTTTATGGACGCCCACAGCTACCATCCCTGCTACAAGTCGCGCATCGGCTTCAGTCTGCAGGACAATGCCCAGTGGGGGCCGGAGTTCGGCCAGCCTTTCGCCATCGTCTGGCTGGCGCTGTCGAAGCCTCTGGCGTCGGCCAACCACTCATCCAAACTGGATCTGGACGATTTCCTGCAAACCGAATTCGGCGCGGCGCGCTGGCAGGCGTTTAGCGAACAGCTGGCGCGTCAGGGGCGCAAAGCGCAAGACTATCAACTGATACCGGTGCACCCGTGGCAGTGGAAAAACGTGATTGCGCCGGTGTTTTATCCGGAGCTGGTCAGTGGCGAGCTGATTTACCTCGGCGCTTCCGATGACCGCTGGCAGGCGCAGCAGTCCATCCGTACGCTGGCTAACGTGACGGAAAAAACGCGCCCTTACGTCAAGCTGGCGATGAGCATGACCAACACCTCCAGCACCCGTATTCTGGCGCGGCACACCGTAATGAACGGACCGATCATCACCGACTGGCTACAGCAGTTGATCGACACCGACCAGACCGCCCGCAACCTGAAATTCGTTATTCTCGGCGAGGTCGCCGGCGTGAGTTTCGACACCCAACCGCTGCCCGCCACCCGCATGGCGCAGGCCTACGGCGTGATGGGCGCGATCTGGCGCGAAAGCATCCATCAGTATTTACAACCGGACGAACAGGCAGTGCCGTTCAATGGCCTGAGCCATGTCGAACACCGCTACGACGGCGGCGAGCAGGCGCCGTTTATCGATGCCTGGATTCGCCAGTACGGGCTGGAAGCCTGGACTCGCCAACTGTTGGAGGTCACGGTGTCGCCGATCATCCACATGCTGTACGCCGAAGGCATCGGCATGGAGTCGCACGGTCAGAATATCGTGCTGGTGGTGCGTGACGGCTGGCCGCAGCGCATTGCGCTCAAAGACTTCCACGACGGCGTGCGTTATTCACCGGACCATCTGGCGCGCCCCGCCATGCGCCCGGATCTGGTGCCGCTGCCCGCCAGCCACGCCAAAATCAACCGCAATTCCTTCATTCTTACCGAAGATGTCAACGCGGTACGCGATTTCACCTGCGACTCGTTCTTCTTCATCTGTCTGGCGGAAATGGCGATCTTCCTGCGCCGGCATTACCAATTGCCGGAAGCGCGGTTCTGGGAAATGACGGCGGAGGTGGTGCTGCGTTATCAGGCCGAGCACCCGCAACACCGCTCGCGCTACAGCTTGTTTGATGTGTTTGCGCCGACTTACGAGGTGGAAGAACTGACCAAACGCCGGTTGCTGGGCGACGGCGAGCGCCGCTTTAAATCGGTGCCGAACCCGCTGCATCCGTTCAGGCCGTCGTCATGCTAA
- a CDS encoding HpcH/HpaI aldolase family protein, with protein MLRTNQLKRKLASGTPVYGLIASIPSPVSVELIAEAGFDFVIIDTEHVLINPETVENMIRVAESYALTPLVRVADANPKTMLRLLDGGAQGIVLPMVEQADQVRAAVRACHYHPQGERSLNSGRPGAFGKHSLAEYVALANREIMLVAMIESAEGVRQAEAIAGVAGLDMILEGAADLSQSLGMPWQTAAPPVQAALAEVRRAADAHGVTYCAIPRQHDDHARWREQGVHAFVLGDERGIAFRALQARLAATISAEGK; from the coding sequence ATGCTAAGAACCAACCAACTCAAGCGTAAGCTGGCGTCGGGCACGCCGGTATACGGGTTGATTGCCTCGATCCCTTCGCCGGTGTCGGTGGAGTTGATCGCCGAAGCCGGGTTCGATTTCGTGATTATCGACACCGAACATGTGCTGATTAACCCGGAAACGGTGGAGAACATGATCCGGGTGGCGGAAAGCTACGCGCTGACGCCGCTGGTGCGGGTGGCCGACGCTAACCCCAAAACCATGCTGCGCCTGCTGGATGGCGGCGCGCAGGGCATCGTGCTGCCGATGGTGGAACAGGCCGATCAAGTACGGGCGGCGGTGCGCGCCTGCCATTATCACCCGCAGGGCGAGCGCAGCCTGAACAGCGGCCGTCCCGGCGCCTTCGGCAAGCACAGCCTGGCGGAATACGTCGCGCTGGCAAACCGGGAAATCATGCTGGTGGCGATGATCGAAAGCGCCGAGGGCGTGCGTCAGGCCGAGGCGATCGCCGGCGTAGCGGGGCTGGACATGATTCTTGAGGGCGCGGCGGATCTCTCCCAGTCGCTGGGGATGCCGTGGCAAACCGCGGCGCCGCCGGTACAGGCGGCGCTGGCCGAAGTGCGGCGGGCCGCCGACGCGCACGGCGTGACGTACTGCGCCATTCCCCGTCAGCACGACGATCATGCACGCTGGCGCGAGCAGGGCGTGCACGCTTTTGTATTGGGCGACGAACGCGGCATCGCGTTTCGTGCTTTACAGGCCAGACTGGCCGCAACGATTTCAGCAGAAGGAAAGTGA
- a CDS encoding IucA/IucC family protein has translation MEGNVMDSNAMKTTSHYKDAGHCVMQDLVDCLLAEEFFGPQLLALYTPDEWRQQYGQPAPFGVLDSAARLWRWCSDEREQRHLVVALRPGITQRWEKVPDTQVYAWQQGGNDWRELEPESFMNLVFAGQHGEEGDAGENNAKGQALFLDVLNTSVEQTALSREHRIDTDNLLARGNADFFHVMEQWASLRDRPFHPTAKAKQGLNAEEYRRYVAEFAEPVALNWVAVAKDRLQCGDGISDTADQYPAGYLLPQAEQNALQQELAARGIADTHIALPVHPWQFDHILETQLGDAFRNGDCHRLDFSAACYLPTSSLRSMTPCFASADYLKLPMAVYSLGASRYLPAVKMINGGLSEALLRQARDKDAVLQERLYLCDEGKWWAFMPPQATLFDEAPRHLSAMVRSYPSALFDDPDYRLMPMAALGTPLPGSRRHFFDDWLAYRGLPTNADSVLTLFAELCHCFFDINFRMFRLGMLGEIHGQNAVLVWKAGQAHGLLLRDHDSLRIHVPTLEQNGMQDPVYRIKQGHANTLYHERLDDLLFWLQTLGIQVNMRAIIETLSLTYEVEAATLWGVMRREINGAIDRAGFAADTQAMLKTRLFDAPNWPQKLLITPMIARAGGPGSMPFGKGEVINPFQAVIGQ, from the coding sequence ATGGAAGGTAATGTGATGGACAGTAATGCGATGAAAACGACGTCTCACTACAAGGATGCCGGTCATTGCGTGATGCAGGATCTGGTGGATTGCCTGCTGGCCGAGGAGTTCTTTGGCCCGCAACTCCTGGCGTTGTACACCCCCGATGAGTGGCGGCAGCAGTACGGACAACCGGCGCCGTTCGGCGTACTGGATAGCGCGGCCCGCCTGTGGCGCTGGTGCAGCGACGAACGCGAACAGCGTCATCTGGTGGTGGCGCTGCGCCCCGGTATTACCCAGCGCTGGGAAAAAGTGCCGGACACGCAGGTTTACGCCTGGCAGCAGGGCGGCAATGACTGGCGTGAACTGGAACCGGAAAGCTTTATGAATCTGGTGTTCGCCGGCCAGCACGGTGAAGAAGGCGATGCTGGAGAAAATAATGCCAAAGGGCAGGCGCTGTTTCTGGATGTGCTTAACACCAGCGTCGAGCAGACCGCGCTGTCGCGCGAGCACCGCATTGATACCGATAACCTGCTGGCGCGCGGCAATGCCGATTTCTTCCATGTGATGGAGCAGTGGGCGTCGTTGCGCGACCGTCCGTTTCACCCGACGGCGAAAGCCAAACAGGGGCTGAATGCGGAAGAATACCGCCGCTATGTGGCCGAGTTCGCCGAGCCGGTGGCGCTGAACTGGGTGGCGGTGGCGAAAGACCGTCTGCAATGCGGCGACGGCATCAGCGATACGGCTGACCAGTATCCGGCGGGCTATTTGCTGCCGCAGGCGGAGCAGAATGCACTGCAACAGGAACTGGCCGCGCGCGGTATCGCCGACACCCACATCGCCTTGCCGGTGCACCCGTGGCAGTTCGACCACATTCTGGAAACCCAACTGGGCGACGCCTTTCGCAACGGCGATTGCCACCGGCTGGATTTCAGCGCCGCCTGCTATCTGCCGACCTCGTCACTGCGCTCGATGACGCCGTGCTTCGCCAGCGCCGATTACCTCAAGCTGCCGATGGCGGTCTATTCGCTGGGCGCGTCACGCTATTTGCCGGCGGTGAAAATGATCAACGGTGGGCTGAGCGAAGCGCTGCTGCGTCAGGCGCGGGACAAAGACGCGGTGTTGCAGGAACGGCTGTATTTGTGCGACGAAGGCAAGTGGTGGGCGTTTATGCCGCCGCAGGCCACCTTGTTTGACGAAGCACCGCGCCACCTGTCGGCGATGGTGCGCAGTTATCCGTCAGCGCTGTTCGACGACCCGGACTACCGCCTGATGCCGATGGCGGCGCTGGGTACGCCGCTGCCGGGCAGCCGCCGTCATTTCTTTGACGACTGGCTGGCGTATCGCGGTTTGCCGACGAACGCCGATTCGGTCTTGACATTGTTCGCAGAGCTTTGTCATTGTTTCTTCGACATTAATTTCCGCATGTTCCGGTTGGGGATGCTGGGTGAGATCCACGGTCAGAACGCGGTGTTGGTATGGAAAGCCGGTCAGGCTCACGGCCTGCTGCTGCGCGATCACGACTCGCTGCGCATCCACGTGCCGACGCTGGAACAGAACGGCATGCAGGACCCGGTGTACCGTATCAAGCAGGGTCATGCCAACACGCTTTACCACGAGCGTCTGGACGATCTGCTGTTCTGGCTGCAAACGCTGGGCATTCAGGTCAACATGCGGGCGATTATCGAAACGCTGTCGCTGACCTATGAGGTGGAAGCCGCGACGCTGTGGGGCGTGATGCGCCGTGAAATCAACGGTGCTATTGACCGTGCCGGCTTTGCCGCCGACACGCAGGCGATGCTGAAAACCCGTTTGTTCGACGCGCCGAACTGGCCGCAGAAATTGCTGATCACCCCGATGATCGCCCGCGCCGGCGGACCGGGGAGTATGCCGTTCGGCAAGGGGGAAGTGATTAACCCGTTTCAGGCCGTCATCGGCCAGTAG
- a CDS encoding ABC transporter substrate-binding protein: protein MNKYLLSRRRLLRLSLSLLPLGLGRPALAQSLFMPQRVITLFQGATDTAVALGITPAGVVDSWSEKPMYRYLRQALAGVPHVGLETQPSLEDIVLLKPDAIVASRFRHQRLEPLLSQIAPVVMLDEIYQFKKTVQVMGQALQRQAVADQLLQHWQQRVNGLREQLQRKFGGDWPPTVSILDIREDHIRSYLPGSFPGSVLSELGFGWSDASRAQPGVSLKLTNKESIPVVDADIFFIFLRSESPSVQRNYESLIRHPLWQQLRAPRRNQVWVVNGVTWSLSGGILGANMMLDDIARVTGIAGGAS, encoded by the coding sequence GTGAATAAGTATTTGCTTTCGCGCCGCCGATTGCTGCGGTTGTCGTTAAGCCTGTTGCCACTGGGACTGGGCCGGCCTGCGCTGGCCCAGTCCTTGTTTATGCCGCAACGGGTCATTACCCTGTTTCAGGGCGCCACGGATACCGCGGTGGCGCTGGGGATCACGCCCGCCGGCGTAGTGGATTCGTGGAGCGAGAAGCCGATGTATCGCTACCTGCGCCAGGCGCTGGCCGGGGTACCGCATGTGGGGCTGGAAACCCAGCCCAGCCTGGAAGACATCGTGCTGCTGAAGCCCGACGCCATCGTCGCGTCGCGCTTTCGTCATCAGCGGCTGGAGCCGCTGCTGTCGCAGATTGCGCCGGTGGTGATGCTGGATGAAATCTACCAGTTCAAAAAAACGGTGCAGGTAATGGGGCAGGCGCTTCAGCGTCAGGCGGTGGCCGATCAGTTGCTGCAACACTGGCAGCAGCGGGTGAACGGGTTGCGTGAGCAGTTGCAGCGCAAATTCGGCGGCGACTGGCCGCCGACCGTGTCGATACTGGATATCCGCGAAGACCATATCCGCAGCTATTTGCCCGGCAGTTTTCCCGGCTCGGTGCTGAGCGAGCTGGGGTTCGGCTGGAGCGACGCCAGCCGCGCCCAGCCGGGCGTCTCCCTCAAACTGACCAATAAAGAGAGTATCCCGGTGGTGGATGCCGACATCTTTTTCATTTTCCTGCGATCCGAGAGTCCGTCTGTGCAACGCAACTATGAGTCGCTGATTCGTCACCCGCTGTGGCAGCAATTACGCGCCCCGCGGCGCAATCAGGTGTGGGTGGTGAATGGCGTCACCTGGAGCCTGTCCGGCGGTATTCTGGGCGCCAACATGATGCTGGACGATATCGCCCGGGTCACCGGCATCGCCGGAGGCGCGTCATGA